A single window of Thalassomonas viridans DNA harbors:
- a CDS encoding DUF3081 family protein, which produces MHNSIDLKTCLRVFNETVTKGKRCDDYYEYHGFRAWFDFDGYTCFLQYNRVTMTLMFHGKYEIDYPAKEDLAAFEQKLMQFAVQIS; this is translated from the coding sequence TTGCATAACAGTATTGATTTAAAAACTTGCCTGCGGGTCTTTAATGAAACCGTAACTAAAGGCAAGCGCTGCGATGATTACTATGAATACCATGGCTTTAGGGCCTGGTTTGACTTTGACGGTTATACCTGCTTTTTACAATATAACCGGGTTACCATGACCCTGATGTTTCACGGCAAATATGAAATCGACTATCCGGCTAAAGAGGACTTAGCCGCATTCGAGCAAAAGCTGATGCAGTTTGCCGTGCAAATATCCTGA